The following coding sequences lie in one bacterium genomic window:
- a CDS encoding PEGA domain-containing protein has translation MKKLLFLIGLLFISAALLTTADCYVIPAAVGDEGSVTGYFYEKSYADQDSGFQHLEAAFKFGIKWVPIRNIELYCSPSLRYHFWLYSCTGLGDLDVGATYIFRKGIGAHTFLRLPTGNSNIPGYTEAVGYPKFSSKKVGNGLLFILSYDLAQGVGLHLNTGYLLNIGDLVSREDTINPNPIYKNHMPIGIGVTLPYGVFIEVVTDLLQYTTRIPITKNPKRVVLGVKSEWIHGIKLLGAFEYGTWGTGDPPIHPWERGLHGGGQWDVTLGISFPITTAKKPAKRERVIITKRPVTQPYTTLTTGVLEGRILNRETGKPIKELSFPRLQIYTKTSSEYDLLYYSQSSSPEWGEYKLIFPTGKHLITLEIPGYEPCAKEVTIYSGKSTRIDWELIPIK, from the coding sequence ATGAAGAAATTACTATTTTTAATTGGATTACTCTTTATAAGTGCAGCTTTGCTTACAACGGCTGATTGCTATGTAATTCCGGCAGCTGTTGGTGATGAAGGCTCGGTTACAGGTTATTTTTATGAGAAGAGTTATGCAGACCAAGATAGCGGATTCCAGCACTTGGAGGCAGCGTTTAAATTTGGTATCAAATGGGTGCCAATTCGTAACATTGAACTCTATTGCAGTCCATCATTACGGTACCACTTTTGGCTTTATTCTTGTACAGGACTTGGTGACCTTGATGTTGGTGCCACCTATATCTTTAGAAAAGGGATAGGTGCACATACATTTTTGAGACTCCCAACAGGTAACTCCAATATACCGGGCTATACAGAAGCTGTTGGTTACCCAAAGTTTTCAAGTAAAAAAGTAGGTAATGGCTTATTGTTTATTTTAAGTTATGACTTAGCACAAGGGGTGGGTCTACATTTAAATACTGGTTACTTACTTAATATTGGTGACCTCGTAAGTAGAGAGGATACGATAAATCCAAACCCCATATACAAAAATCACATGCCGATTGGAATAGGGGTCACGCTTCCATATGGAGTATTTATTGAGGTAGTGACTGACCTTCTCCAATATACAACCCGTATCCCAATCACTAAGAATCCAAAAAGGGTAGTCCTTGGAGTTAAATCTGAATGGATTCATGGAATCAAACTACTTGGTGCATTTGAATACGGGACATGGGGAACAGGAGACCCACCAATTCATCCATGGGAAAGAGGGTTACACGGTGGAGGCCAGTGGGATGTGACTCTCGGTATATCATTCCCAATTACTACTGCAAAGAAACCAGCAAAAAGAGAGCGAGTTATTATTACCAAGAGACCTGTAACTCAACCCTATACGACTTTAACAACAGGAGTGCTTGAAGGCAGAATCCTAAATAGGGAAACAGGTAAGCCAATTAAGGAGCTAAGCTTCCCGAGGCTTCAAATCTATACAAAAACAAGTAGTGAGTATGACCTACTCTACTATAGCCAATCAAGTTCACCAGAGTGGGGTGAATACAAGCTCATTTTCCCGACTGGCAAGCATTTAATAACACTTGAAATTCCAGGTTATGAGCCCTGTGCAAAAGAGGTAACAATATATTCTGGCAAAAGCACACGCATAGATTGGGAGCTCATACCAATCAAGTAA